The Candidatus Limnocylindrales bacterium genome includes the window TGATTCTCTTTGCTGTATGGATCGTTGTTTTCAAAAAAGTCGGACCCGGGGGGAGTATAATGTCGTTTGCGAAAACGAAAGCGAAGCTTTATTCTAAAGATGAAACGAACGTAACCTTTGATGACGTGGCCGGTGTCGAAGAAGCCAAAGAAGAGCTCATAGAGCTAATTGACTTTTTAAAAAATCCGGAAAAGTTTCGAAATCTTGGAGGTAGAGTTCCCAAGGGGTTTCTTCTGATCGGCCCACCGGGAACTGGTAAGACTTTATTGGCCAGGGCGGTAGCCGGAGAGGCCAAAGTACCTTTTTTCAGTATGAGCGGATCCGAGTTTGTTGAGATGTTTGTAGGGGTAGGAGCCGCCAGGGTTCGGGATCTTTTTCATCAGGCCCAGCAAAAGGCTCCCTGTATTATTTTTATTGATGAACTGGATGCCCTGGGTAAGACCCGGGGTGGGAGCTCCATCGGTGGTCATGATGAACGGGAACAGACCTTGAACCAGCTTTTGGTAGAGATGGATGGATTTGATTCCCGAAAAGGGATCATTGTTATGGCTGCAACGAACCGTCCTGAGATTTTGGATCCGGCTCTGCTACGACCTGGGAGATTCGATCGTCAAATTTTAGTAGACCGTCCGGATATCAATGGTCGAGAAAAAATTCTTCAGGTCCATGCCCGGCAGGTAAAATTAGGAAAAGAGGTGGATCTCCGCGTTATAGCCTCTCGAACCCCTGGGTTTGTGGGGGCAGATCTGGCCAATGTAGTCAATGAAGCGGCTCTGTTGGGGGCTCGACGGAATAAATCTGAGGTCGGTATGCCGGAACTTGAAGAAGCCATAGATCGCGTGGTTGCAGGATTGGAAAAGAAAAGCCGGATTATGAGTAAAAAGGAAAGGGAAATCGTGGCCTACCATGAATCTGGTCATGCTTTGGTGGCCGCCTTTCTTCCCCATACTGACCCGGTTCATAAAGTTTCGATTATTCCCCGGGGTATTGCCGCCCTGGGCTATACCCAGTACCTGCCCGGGGAAGATCGCTATTTAATGACAAAATCCGAACTCCTCGATCGGCTTTGTGTAGCTCTGGGAGGCCGGGTAGCCGAAGAGATCATCTTCGGTGAGGTTTCGACCGGGGCCCATGACGACCTCCAAAAGGCTACCCAGATTGCCCGAAGAATGGTCAAAGAATTTGGTATGAGTGAGCGGTTGGGGCTCGTAACCTTTGAACGGGAAAGAAAATCTCTATTTTTAGATAATGGATTAGGAGTTGGAAAAGACTATAGCGAGCAAACGGCCTATGAAATAGACCTGGAGGTCAAGAGACTTATCGATGAAACCTATGATCGGGTCAAGGAGATTCTGGAAACCCATCGAGATAAACTAGAGCACCTGGCTAAAGTTTTGTTGGAAAAGGAGGTTGTGGAAGGCGAGGAGTTTAAACGCATTATCGCTTTGTAATTCGTCTGTTGCCCATTGTCTGTTGTCCATTGTTTTCTGAGGTAGGGTAAAAGGCTTGAGTTAATTTAACCGGGCAGAGAAAACCCAAAGGGGTTACCCTAAACCCGCAACGGACAACGGACAGCGGACAATGGACAACCCAGGTGATACCTAAGACCCTCTTCTTTTTATTGCTTGAAATTGTTTTAGTTGTCTGTCAGGCCTGTACGGCAAAAAAAGCCCCTCCTCCCTTTGTAATTCCAAATATTGTGGATGCAACCATTTCTTTAAAGGATGTTCCTTCAGATTTTGTTCTTAACCCGAAAACAAATACCCTTTATGTGGCTTATAGTCAAATTCCGGAAATTGCTGTCGTGGACTTGACTAACCGGAATGTCCTTCGTACCATTTCTCTTCGCCAACCGGCCAGTGCTTTGGTCCTTAATTCTGAAGATAACCTTCTCTATCTTCTCAGCCTGAAGCCTCCTCTTTTTCAGGTCGTTCATTTAGAAAACGATACGATTCTGCCGGCCCTTTTATTACCCCATAAACCTACCTCCATGGCGACCAATCCAACAACCCATAAAATCTACATAACCCATCAAAACGATGAAAAGGTTTCCGTGATCGATGGGCTTACCTATCAAGTTACAACCGAAATCAAAGTCGGCTCTAAACCGACCGGAATTGCCATAAACTCGCGAACCAATCAGATTTATGTGGCCAACACCGAAGACGATACCCTATCGGTTATCGATGGGGAAAGCGATAAAGTTATTGCAACGATTCCCGTAGAAAGTAGGCCTTCCCATTTGGTGGTTAATCCCCTAACTAAAAAGATTTATGTTACCAATTCCCGGAGTAACACGCTCTCTGTAATCAACGGGGATACTCATAAAGTGGATGGGATTCTGGCCGTTGAAGAAAGTCCTTATGGAATGGACCTTAACCTAAAAAATAACTTACTCTATGTGGCCAACCGGAAGAGCCAGACTATTTCGGTGATTAACAGTCTTTCCAATCGGATTTTAACCGCCTTTCCCGCAGGGCGTGACCCTCTTAAACTGGTTATTAACCCGGAAACGAACGATCTTTACTTTACCAACAAAGGCCAATCTCTCATTTTGATGGTTCACATTCAGGTGAAATGAAGGTAAGAGAAAACAGAGATCAGGAGTCCGGAGTTAGAAGGTAAAAAGATCTTCCGGTTTCTGACTCCTGACCTTTCGTTTTATGAGACAGTCCTTATATCGACCAACCCTCCAGGATGTTCTGCAGGCAAAGAAAATTATAGCTCGATATCTGTTAAGAACGCCACTCCATTACTATGCTTCCCTCTCCCAGCTGTTGGGAGCCGAAGTCTATGTAAAACATGAAAATCATCAGCCTATTGGAGCTTTTAAGATTCGAGGGGGTATTTATCTTCTCTCTCAGTTGAGCCCGGAAGAGCGAAGTCGGGGGGTTATCACAGCCTCTTCAGGAAATCACGGGCAATCCATCGCCTATGCCTCCAAACTTTTCGGGGTGAGAGCGATCATTGTGTGTCCTGAAAATGCCAACCCAGATAAAATGGAAGCCATAAAAAATATGGGAGCCGAACTCCTCTTCCATGGGAGAGAGTTCGATGATTCTCGGATTTATGCCGAACAAATCGCCCAAGAAAAGGGTTACCGATATATCCATGCCGGAGATGAGCCATTGTTGATTGCTGGCGTAGGAACGATTCATCTGGAAATCCTGGAAGACCTGCCCAATGCCGAAGTGATCATTACCCCCATTGGAGGCGGAAGTGGGGCTGCGGGGGCCTGTACGGTGGTTAAAGCGATTAACCCGGCGATACGAGTTATCGGAGTTCAGGCTGAACAGGCCCCCGCGGTCTATCTCTCCTGGAAGGAGGGGCGTGAGGTGATTCGTCCTTCTATGACTTCTTTTGAAGGTCTGGCAACTCGATCCCCGTTTAAACTTCCCCTGGGAATTTTGAGGGATTTTCTGGATGATTTTTTAGTGGTGAGTGAAGAGGAGATTGAACGGGCCATTTTAATCCTGTTAGAAAAAACCCACAATCTGGTAGAGGGAGCCGGAGCTTCTCCGCTGGCGGCGGCCTTAAAAATTCGAGAGTCCCTGGTCGGGAAAAAAGTGGTTCTCGTTATGAGTGGCGGAAATATAACCCTTTCCGGGCTACGGAACCTGTTAATAAAACATCTGAAGTAGAAAATGTTTGACAAATTTTAAGGAAATCACTATGCTGTATTTTGTGTTTGTCCCTAACATTATATAGCTTCAGACAGATTACCCCGCCTTTTTTAGGTAAGGACCTGATGAACTTCCTCCTGAGAAAACTGGTGGCTTTACTTCTGAAACTATATAATTCTTTCTTAACGTCTTTAAATGTATCAGCTCAGGGCATGAAAGATCCCTACGGGTCAGTTCATTTCCATGGGCTGAAGATCGACTCTTTGAAGGAGATGTTCATGCAAAGAATTATCCGTGCTGGCTTAGTCTTTGCCTTGGTTTTTACTCTGGGAGGGCTGATGATCTTAGCCCAGGAATCCCAAAAAACAACCGAACCTCAACAAAATCCTCCAGAAGCTCCAAAATCCGAAGCTGCCAAATCCGGAATCGCTGCCAAGGTTAACGACCATGTCATTACTACCGAGGAGGTAGATTTCTTTTTGAATCGAGTTTTATCCAGGCTCAAAGCCAGGAATCAAGGCCAGGAGGTGCCTCCTGAACGGGTAGCCGAGGTCCGCAAGGATTTGATCAACCGGCTTATTACCCAGGAAGTCCTCCTCCAGGAAGCCCAAAAAGAAAACGTGACGGTTTCCGATGAAGAGGTCAACGAAGCCGTTACCGCCATTCAAAATCAAGGCACCGATGTGGAGTTGGATAAATTAAAACCTCTGGTGACCAAAAACCTCATTGTGGATAAGCTGGTCCAACAAAATATCATCTCTAAAGTCGATATAAGTGATCAGCAGGCCGAAGAGTATTACAAGGACAAGGAAGAGCAATTTAAACATCCAGAACAGGTTAAAGCCAGCCATATTTTAATTCGGGTTGATCCCAATGCCCCTCCAGAAAAGAAAGAAGAAGCCAAAAAGAAAATCAACCAGGTGTTAAATGAAGCAAAGTCCGGTAAAGATTTTACGGAACTGGCCAAGAAGTACTCGGAAGAGCCTGGTGCTGCGGAAACCGGTGGAGATCTTGGATACTTTGGTCGCGGCGCGATGGTCCCTCCCTTTGAAGAAGCCGCCTTTAAATTGAAACCAGGAGAAATAAGCGATATCGTGGAAACCCAATTCGGCTACCATATCATCAAGCTTACAGATCGGCGAGAAGCCGGAGTGACTCCCTTCCCGGAAGTTAAAGAAGATATCAAATCCAATCTCAAACAAGAACGGATTCGCGAAGAGGTTACCAAATGGATTGAAGAGCTTAAATCCAAGGCCAAAATCGAGGTGGTAGAAAACCCGAAATAGGACGGACTGCAAGCGCGGTTTTTTCTCTTGACAAACGAAGGCTTCCATTCTATCAATACCTTTGTACCCTGGTTCATAATCTCATTTTCACAATTTCCTTTTAGAGTTGTTAACAGAATGGAAACAACCAACCAAGGAGGTGCTTAATGATGAGCCCAAAAGCCTTTGCGAAGCGTATTGTAACCTTGGGGATAGCCCTGGGGATGCTGGGAGTCTTCGGAACTTATGTAACCTATGCTGGTAATTTAGAACCCATTAAAACCAAGACCCACCTTAAAGTGGGAGATCCGGCCCCTGACTTTACCTTACCAGCTTCCATGCCTCTGGATGGAAAAGATAAAATTACCCTGTCTGATTTTAAGGGAAAAAAGAACGTAGTTCTTTCGTTCCATGTTTTGGACTGGACCCCCACCTGAACCCAGCAGGTTTCTTCATTCCAGAAAGAATTATCTCGGTTTGAAGAAAAAAATGCCCAGGTACTGGGTATCAGTGCAGACAGCGTATTTGCACATAAGGTATGGGCGGAATCTTTGGGTCTAAAATATCCTCTACTGAGTGATTATAACAATGAAGTAGCTAAGAAATACGGGATTTTCCGTAATGAGGATTTTGCAGGAACGGCCAGGATTCCCAACGAACGGGCCATTTTTGTCGTTGATAAAAATGGAATTATCCAGTACGTCAATGTAGGGCCGATTACAGAAGTACCCAATGTGGAAGAGGTATTAAAAGTGTTGGATACCTTGAAATAAAAGATCTCCATTTCTGTAAGTTTCCCTTATTAAGATCTTTACTTATAAGAAGCCGATGTTTAAAAACATCGGCTTTTTTTGTAAAAGAGGAAAGACCCTTCCTCTTTGCCCCCCGGTTTTGTTTTAGAATGGAACATCCTTCCCTGACTGGCTTAAAATGGAACTGGTTGACGAAAATTATCCTTTTACCGGAAAAGGGCTTAGGGATGAAGTTGGAATGTGTCAATAACGAACTTGCAAGTGTCTTCAGAAGGATTCCCCTGACCCCTTTCCTATTTTCCCTCATTCCCTCAACGGTGGGATAAAAGGGCCAAAATCCTAAAATATCCTCCGATAGGTATAAAGTTTGCAGGATTTAAGGTGACAAATGATAATTTGGCTGCTGAGTTACGTTTGTTCTTCTATGAGTGCGGCGGAAATGGTATTCAGCAGCCGCTTTATCATTAACTAGGAAGGACATCCTCCCAGAGGGATTTTTTATCAACTTCCTGAAGTGTTGGAGGAAAGCTATGAAATATTAAGCCAGAAACTGAATTATTCCTCTAACAAAGTGATAGAAGTAAAGGTGCAGAGTACGACAGCGAGTTCTATCCGGTCAGCGAGTAAACCGGGTGGGCGGCCGTTACCTATAAGGTCTCCCCTATAGTTCTTCAACCCCTTAAGATGCTGCGAAAGAAAGGCATTTTACATTTGACGCTCTTTCCTCAACTAACCCAGATACTTGTTCATAAAATTTCTCGAGGATGCGGTCCTTTCTGGCTTCATGGGGCTTTAACCCTCCACTTTTCTGGAGAAGGTCTGACCTTGCTGAGAAGGTATAAAAGTCGGCTCCTGGAAGGAAGGAATACCCCTGGCATAATACCTCTCCTGTCTATTGGCGTCCTTGAAGAGAATTTAAAAAATCGGAAGGAGCAAAAATCATCTGAATTGGCTTACTTACAAGCTTATGTATTATTCCGGTGCCTGCTTAAGCACAAGAAGGAAATAAAAAGACTTCTTGACAAATTAAATGAAATTGATACAAAAGGTACGGACTCTTCTCCAGATGGCTTTTTGAGAGGGGAAAGCCTTCTGGCTGGCTGTAAACTTGATTCATCCAATTCCGGAAGTTCATGAAATCACGTTGACTTTTCCAAGATTCAGTAGTAAGATATGATATCTTGGTAAAGATGGTGAAAAATGAACTTTGCGTAAAAGGAGTGTAGCTATGTTTTATAAATTAATGACTGTAAATGACTTGAAAGATTATTTACGTTTAGATAGAAGGACCTTATATAGACTGATTAAAGAAAACCGCATTCCGGCTATTAAAGTAAGTGGTCAATGGAGATTCCGTAA containing:
- the ftsH gene encoding ATP-dependent zinc metalloprotease FtsH, yielding MRKRIHFSVWYLLGVFLLLAIVHGFVNSQSAEQIPYSKFKEYLNKGRVKSVYIGVDIIHGEVISEEGGRKGKPFVVAKVDDPDLVRELEKNKVEYAGQFENPWVKELVSWVLPMLILFAVWIVVFKKVGPGGSIMSFAKTKAKLYSKDETNVTFDDVAGVEEAKEELIELIDFLKNPEKFRNLGGRVPKGFLLIGPPGTGKTLLARAVAGEAKVPFFSMSGSEFVEMFVGVGAARVRDLFHQAQQKAPCIIFIDELDALGKTRGGSSIGGHDEREQTLNQLLVEMDGFDSRKGIIVMAATNRPEILDPALLRPGRFDRQILVDRPDINGREKILQVHARQVKLGKEVDLRVIASRTPGFVGADLANVVNEAALLGARRNKSEVGMPELEEAIDRVVAGLEKKSRIMSKKEREIVAYHESGHALVAAFLPHTDPVHKVSIIPRGIAALGYTQYLPGEDRYLMTKSELLDRLCVALGGRVAEEIIFGEVSTGAHDDLQKATQIARRMVKEFGMSERLGLVTFERERKSLFLDNGLGVGKDYSEQTAYEIDLEVKRLIDETYDRVKEILETHRDKLEHLAKVLLEKEVVEGEEFKRIIAL
- a CDS encoding threonine/serine dehydratase, producing the protein MRQSLYRPTLQDVLQAKKIIARYLLRTPLHYYASLSQLLGAEVYVKHENHQPIGAFKIRGGIYLLSQLSPEERSRGVITASSGNHGQSIAYASKLFGVRAIIVCPENANPDKMEAIKNMGAELLFHGREFDDSRIYAEQIAQEKGYRYIHAGDEPLLIAGVGTIHLEILEDLPNAEVIITPIGGGSGAAGACTVVKAINPAIRVIGVQAEQAPAVYLSWKEGREVIRPSMTSFEGLATRSPFKLPLGILRDFLDDFLVVSEEEIERAILILLEKTHNLVEGAGASPLAAALKIRESLVGKKVVLVMSGGNITLSGLRNLLIKHLK
- a CDS encoding peptidylprolyl isomerase, whose translation is MQRIIRAGLVFALVFTLGGLMILAQESQKTTEPQQNPPEAPKSEAAKSGIAAKVNDHVITTEEVDFFLNRVLSRLKARNQGQEVPPERVAEVRKDLINRLITQEVLLQEAQKENVTVSDEEVNEAVTAIQNQGTDVELDKLKPLVTKNLIVDKLVQQNIISKVDISDQQAEEYYKDKEEQFKHPEQVKASHILIRVDPNAPPEKKEEAKKKINQVLNEAKSGKDFTELAKKYSEEPGAAETGGDLGYFGRGAMVPPFEEAAFKLKPGEISDIVETQFGYHIIKLTDRREAGVTPFPEVKEDIKSNLKQERIREEVTKWIEELKSKAKIEVVENPK
- a CDS encoding peroxiredoxin; this translates as MLGVFGTYVTYAGNLEPIKTKTHLKVGDPAPDFTLPASMPLDGKDKITLSDFKGKKNVVLSFHVLDWTPTUTQQVSSFQKELSRFEEKNAQVLGISADSVFAHKVWAESLGLKYPLLSDYNNEVAKKYGIFRNEDFAGTARIPNERAIFVVDKNGIIQYVNVGPITEVPNVEEVLKVLDTLK
- a CDS encoding YncE family protein — encoded protein: MIPKTLFFLLLEIVLVVCQACTAKKAPPPFVIPNIVDATISLKDVPSDFVLNPKTNTLYVAYSQIPEIAVVDLTNRNVLRTISLRQPASALVLNSEDNLLYLLSLKPPLFQVVHLENDTILPALLLPHKPTSMATNPTTHKIYITHQNDEKVSVIDGLTYQVTTEIKVGSKPTGIAINSRTNQIYVANTEDDTLSVIDGESDKVIATIPVESRPSHLVVNPLTKKIYVTNSRSNTLSVINGDTHKVDGILAVEESPYGMDLNLKNNLLYVANRKSQTISVINSLSNRILTAFPAGRDPLKLVINPETNDLYFTNKGQSLILMVHIQVK